A stretch of Vulpes vulpes isolate BD-2025 chromosome 4, VulVul3, whole genome shotgun sequence DNA encodes these proteins:
- the LOC140598757 gene encoding uncharacterized protein: MGPFPFHTPCPSLTPPVPFLPQVLDGLPHLTLLSAKREPAYPEQLGPRSAGWRAGGQSPPGAAAAAAAAPDPALSSCPGSAPGTERANERGSSVPRAALRTAHLKHQAGPLYPLDPPDSPAPLASPQTRAGARLVVPAPPLLRAPAPPSVSAQLGGNAQARDEEGAPKTAGRGGLAGRMRNTTRAGPRNVGCAGSIRLASTTASRFSFRAPGGGAWPRTGARPGAWPRLRRPRKGRRPSADQISQTATPPPLCFGRRLKSLARASFEGRLAGADAAAWTPHRPISRLLSRAAPRPRPGDVGPGPPRPSPPRVGEPRCYSNRPARPARVTLRLGSGRGSARRPPPPEEPGDGGREAGPAVLPAGAARASTCLLIWMLLGEGGPQTPVVGSTGAARQRCVAASRLGGDKAPASAHRRHLEPLASPAAAPPVVPEAETTSRGSGKQRKRKKQTPRGTGNPIPGP; the protein is encoded by the exons ATGGGCCCTTTCCCTTTccacaccccctgcccctcactcACGCCCCcagtccccttcctcccccaggtcCTCGATGGCCTCCCTCACCTCACGCTCCTCTCTGCTAAGCGCGAGCCCGCTTACCCTGAGCAGCTGGGCCCGCGAAGCGCGGGCTGGCGGGCTGGCGGGCAGAGTCCcccgggagcggcggcggcggcggcggcggcccctgACCCGGCGCTCTCCTCCTGCCCCGGATCTGCTCCGGGAACCGAGCGGGCCAATGAGAGGGGCTCCTCCGTGCCCAGAGCGGCCTTACGCACGGCCCACCTAAAACACCAGGCCGGACCGCTCTACCCACTGGATCCTCCCGACTCGCCTGCTCCCTTAGCGTCACCGCAGACGCGCGCGGGCGCGCGCCTGGTcgtgcctgcccctccccttctgcgCGCCCCGGCGCCTCCGAGCGTGTCCGCCCAGCTCGGGGGCAATGCGCAGGCGCGAGACGAAGAGGGCGCCCCGAAGACAGCGGGGCGGGGTGGCCTCGCAGGACGCATGCGGAACACGACCCGGGCCGGGCCTCGAAACGTGGGTTGCGCTGGCTCAATTCGATTAGCGAGCACCACAGCGTCTCGGTTCTCCTTCCGCGCGCCCGGGGGAGGGGCGTGGCCTAGGACGGGCGCCCGCCCGGGGGCGTGGCCTCGGCTCCGGAGGCCGCGGAAGGGGCGGAGGCCTTCGGCTGATCAAATCTCCCAAACGGCGACGCCGCCTCCGCTCTGCTTTGGTAGACGGTTAAAATCCTTGGCCCGAGCGAGCTTTGAGGGGAGGCTGGCGGGGGCCGATGCTGCCGCCTGGACCCCCCACAGACCCATCTCTAGGCTTCTCTCCCGGGCAGCACCCAGACCGAGGCCAGGTGACGTCGGGCCGGGCCCGCCGCGCCCTTCCCCGCCCCGAGTCGGCGAGCCGCGTTGCTATAGCAACCGGCCAGCCAGGCCCGCTCGAGTTACCCTGAGGCTGGGCTCCGGGAGGGGGAGCGCCCGgcgtcccccgccccccgaggAGCCCGGCGACGGCGGACGCGAGGCCGGCCCCGCAGTTCTCCCGGCGGGAGCTGCTCGAGCCTCCACCTGCCTCCTGATCTGGATGCTGCTCGGGGAGGGCGGTCCGCAGACGCCTGTCGTCGGCAGCACCGGGGCCGCTCGGCAGCGCTGCGTCGCGGCCTCCCGCCTCGGGGGAGACAAAGCGCCGGCCTCCGCGCACCGCCGTCACCTCGAGCCGCTCGCCTCTCCCGCAGCGGCTCCACCTGTCGTCCCTGAGGCAG agactacaagcagggggagcggcaagcagaggaagaggaagaagcagactccccgtggaaCAGggaacccaatcccaggaccctag